One segment of Panicum virgatum strain AP13 chromosome 3K, P.virgatum_v5, whole genome shotgun sequence DNA contains the following:
- the LOC120696568 gene encoding bifunctional bis(5'-adenosyl)-triphosphatase/adenylylsulfatase FHIT-like, producing METTYKFGPYKIDAREVFHATPLSYAMVNLRPLLPGHVLVCPKREVKRFADLSSDETCDLWVTAKEVGVRLEQYHKASSLTFAIQDGPQAGQTVPHVHIHVIPRKKGDFEKNDEIYDAIDVKEKELKEKLDLDIERKDRSMEEMAHEANEYRALFS from the exons atggAGACCACCTACAAGTTCGGGCCCTACAAGATCGATGCCAGGGAGGTCTTCCACGCCACTCCCCTCTCCTACGCCATGGTCAacctccgccccctcctccctggT CATGTTCTTGTGTGCCCCAAGCGTGAAGTGAAAAGATTTGCTGATCTAAGTTCTGATGAGACGTGTGACTTATGGGTTACTGCAAAGGAAGTCGGTGTACGTCTTGAGCAGTATCATAAAGCATCTTCACTTACCTTTGCTATTCAG GATGGTCCTCAAGCTGGCCAAACAGTTCCACATGTCCACATTCATGTCATCCCGAGGAAGAAAGGGGATTTtgagaaaaatgatgaaatataTGATGCG ATTGATGTGAAAGAGAAAGAATTGAAGGAGAAGCTTGACCTGGACATTGAGAGAAAAGATAGAAGCATGGAAGAAATGGCTCATGAGGCCAATGAGTACCGTGCTCTTTTCTCCTAG
- the LOC120696569 gene encoding protein LURP-one-related 5-like: protein MYAMKINGESHGLRLAGPCHSFQTPCLAPSCQNCTPLPLPPPFSRAHVLPAASCHFPPAHPSLYLPSQTPTPWAIGSIRPMPDAAASGRRPPVYTVWKRSSMGFQGTDGFCVYDDAGRLAFRVDNYSRRRKLCAGELLLMDGQGTPLLSLRPQLLSLHDRWNCYMATEEEGVDKKPSPPSQQQVFTMSRCSALKSSDEAEVRMSAAGTAASSLSGLSCKHPQAAAPAYRIEGSFSRRNCKIRSGSDGKEAARITRKTAGVASRPVATLEDDVFSLAVRPGVDVATIMAIVVVMDRICHKPCTPMVCSSQ, encoded by the exons ATGTACGCCATGAAAATAAATGGTGAAAGCCACGGATTGCGACTCGCTGGTCCGTGCCACAGCTTTCAGACGCCCTGCCTTGCTCCCTCATGTCAAAACTGTACtccccttcctctgccgcctCCTTTCTCCCGGGCACACGTACTGCCTGCCGCCTCCTGCCATTTCCCACCCGCCCATCCATCCCTCTACCTTCCTTCTCAGACGCCAACACCATGGGCAATAGGATCCATCCGTCCGATGCCGGACGCGGCGGCATcgggtcgccggccgccggtgtACACGGTCTGGAAGAGGTCCAGCATGGGCTTCCAGGGCACCGACGGCTTCTGCGTCTACGACGACGCGGGCAGGCTGGCGTTCCGGGTCGACAACTACTCCCGGCGGCGGAAGCtctgcgccggcgagctctTGCTCATGGATGGACAGGGCACGCCGCTCCTGTCCCTCAGGCCACAG CTTCTCAGTCTGCACGATCGCTGGAATTGCTACATGGCAACGGAAGAAGAAGGCGTCGACAAGAAGCCGTCTCCCCCATCACAGCAGCAGGTTTTCACGATGAGTAGGTGCTCAGCTCTGAAGAGCAGCGACGAAGCAGAGGTCCGCATGTCAGCAGCAGGCACCGCTGCATCGTCATTATCTGGCCTCAGCTGCAAGCACCCGCAGGCTGCCGCTCCGGCCTACCGGATCGAGGGCTCCTTCTCCAGGAGGAACTGCAAGATCCGTAGTGGCAGCGACGGCAAGGAGGCGGCACGGATAACGAGGAAGACCGCCGGCGTGGCGTCCAGGCCGGTGGCGACGCTCGAAGACGACGTGTTCAGCCTCGCCGTCCGGCCAGGCGTCGACGTGGCGACGATCATGGCTATTGTTGTTGTGATGGACAGGATCTGTCACAAACCATGCACGCCCATGGTGTGCTCGTCACAGTAG
- the LOC120700312 gene encoding protein LURP-one-related 8-like, which produces MHPVPPRSSPGNIAAATRVHPSDADALHHSCPAAADHQPALYTVWKRSSMGFQGTDGFCVYDDAGALAFRVDNYSRRRKLFAGELLLMDGHGAPLLALRPQSAVCQNLVIGFL; this is translated from the exons ATGCACCCGGTGCCTCCGCGGTCGAGCCCCGGcaacatcgccgccgccacgcgggTGCACCCTTCCGACGCCGACGCCCTTCACCAcagctgccccgccgccgcggatcaCCAGCCGGCGCTGTACACGGTGTGGAAGAGGTCCAGCATGGGCTTCCAGGGCACCGACGGCTTCTGCGTCTacgacgacgccggcgcccTCGCCTTCCGCGTCGACAACTACTCAAGGCGCCGCAAGCtcttcgccggcgagctcctgctCATGGACGGCCATGGCGCGCCCCTTCTCGCACTCCGCCCACAG TCTGCAGTCTGTCAGAACCTTGTGATTGgctttctataa
- the LOC120700313 gene encoding protein LURP-one-related 8-like has translation MTTTRIHPSPETTRPLIRHRSGGDSSAAAAALRYTVWKRSSMGFQGTDGFSVYDAGGALAFRVDNYSRRRKIFVGELLLMDGQGSPLLALRPQALSMAGHGPSFWVEGCFRRRSCKIRNSDGKEVARITRKKAEAAASSLMLGDDVFRLMIQPNVDCTMIMAFIVVLDRICSKPFTPMMCSS, from the exons ATGACGACCACCCGGATCCACCCCTCCCCCGAGACGACACGGCCTCTGATTCGCCACCGCAGCGGCGGAgattcgtcggcggcggcggcggcgctgcggtacACGGTGTGGAAGAGGTCCAGCATGGGCTTCCAGGGCACCGACGGCTTCTCCGTctacgacgccggcggcgccctcgccTTCCGCGTCGACAACTACTCGCGCCGCCGCAAGATCTTCGTCGGCGAGCTCCTGCTCATGGATGGCCAAGGCTCGCCTCTTCTTGCCCTCAGGCCACAGGCAC TGTCCATGGCCGGTCACGGTCCCAGCTTCTGGGTCGAGGGCTGTTTCAGGAGAAGAAGCTGCAAGATCCGCAACAGTGATGGCAAGGAGGTGGCAAGGATAACGAGGAAGAAGGCTGAAGCCGCAGCGAGTTCTTTGATGCTTGGTGACGACGTGTTCAGGCTCATGATCCAGCCGAATGTGGATTGCACGATGATCATGGCTTTCATCGTTGTTCTGGACCGGATCTGCTCGAAGCCGTTCACACCCATGATGTGCTCCTCATAG
- the LOC120696571 gene encoding uncharacterized protein LOC120696571 produces the protein MAHHLRAISLTGFTILLSLALLFTSQQAQGASSNLGRRSGKEKRRQESSSEYYVPVRSVVYRSRSVALPAAAAAAATEAVGYEPFEVCEGCRCCSTSNTSSCVDTSCCYAIDCNLPGKPFGTCAFTPQTCGCGGTTNCTQPS, from the exons ATGGCTCATCATCTCCGTGCCATCTCCCTCACCGGCTTCACCATCCTGCTGTCCCTCGCCCTCCTCTTCACCTCCCAGCAAGCTCAAG GAGCCAGCAGCAACTTGGGTCGCCGCAGCGGCAAGGAGAAACGACGACAGGAGTCGTCGTCGGAGTACTACGTCCCCGTGCGGAGCGTGGTGTACCGGTCGCGGTCGGTGGcgcttccggcggcggcggcggcggcggcgacggaggcggtgGGGTACGAGCCGTTCGAGGTGTGCGAGGGGTGCCGGTGCTGCTCGACCTCCAACACGAGCAGCTGCGTGGACACGAGCTGCTGCTACGCCATCGACTGCAACCTCCCGGGGAAGCCCTTCGGCACCTGCGCCTTCACGCCCCAaacctgcggctgcggcggcaccaCCAACTGCACCCAGCCCTCCTGA